One window of the Canis aureus isolate CA01 chromosome 1, VMU_Caureus_v.1.0, whole genome shotgun sequence genome contains the following:
- the LOC144296098 gene encoding LOW QUALITY PROTEIN: uncharacterized protein LOC144296098 (The sequence of the model RefSeq protein was modified relative to this genomic sequence to represent the inferred CDS: inserted 3 bases in 2 codons; substituted 2 bases at 2 genomic stop codons), whose amino-acid sequence MDDPQEKRRHRKKLAPGTGKLANKTSWVQGATGTKQYSWTTRRTVELGMGQVSHSFMVIPECPYPLLGRDLLTKMGAQICFHLEGAKVLNKKGHLIQVLVLSLEDEYCLHQIPSVSMTDIDRWLREFPQAWAETGGIGRAQHLPAIYIELKPGADPVRVRQYPMPLVARKGITPHTRRLLDSGILRPCQSAWNTPLLPVPKPHSNDYRPVQDLRGVNRRVEDMHPTVPNPYTLLSTLPPDKTWYTVLDLKDAFFSLPLAPRSQDLFAFEWMDPEKGINGQLTWTRLPQGFKNSPTIFNEALHKDLSEFRSEHPHLTLLQYVDDILLAAEDQDTCLQGTRDLLQXIAALGYWASAKKAQMCRTEVSYLGYKLKDGQRWLTDARKETVLRIPQPQTVRQVHGIRTDLQDQPLPNADATWYTDGSSTRLRGDRPGAYWEVDFTEVKPGKYGYRYLLVFVHTFSGWTEAFPNXETAQIVTKKLLEDIVPRYGFLVRIGSDNSPGFVSKVTQRVALVLGADWKLHCAYRPQSSGQVERMNRTLKETLTKLALETGGDWVTLLPFALYRVRNSPYKMGLTPYEIMFGLPPPIIPNLKPEVLDEFDDHQLLFSLQMLQXTHEQVWPKLRALYETGPPPDPYXYRPGDWVYVRRYQHQTLQPRWKGPYLVILTTPTALKVDGITPWVHYTHIRPADPQTILTYFVTE is encoded by the exons atggacgaccCACAGGAAAAACGGAGGCACCGCAAGAAGCTGGCtccagggacag ggaaattggcaaacaaaacttcatgggtgcaaggggccacgggcaccaaacagtactcatggactacccgaagaactgtggaacTCGGCATGGGCCaggtatcccactccttcatggtcatccctgagtgtccctacccgttgttaggtcgggatttgctcaccaagatgggggcacagaTTTGCTTCCACCTTGAAGGggcaaaagtcctaaacaagaaggggcacctgattcaggtgcttgtcctgagtttagaagatgaATATTGTCTCCACCAAATACCCTCAGTGtcaatgactgacattgaccgtTGGCTGCGGGAATTTCCCCAAGCGtgggcagaaactgggggaatCGGGCGGGCCCAACATCTACcggccatatacatagaactaaagccgggggccgaccctgtcagggtccgccaataccccatgcctctaGTAGCACGAAAGGGAATCACACCCCACACACGGCGACTACTGGACTCGGGCATATTAAGGCCCTGCCAATCGGCATGGAACACTCCCTTGCTGCCGGTTCCAAAACCGCACTCTAACGATTACAGGCCAGTCCAGGACTTGAGGGGAGTCAACCGGCGGGTAGAGGATATGCACCCTACggtcccaaacccatacaccctcctctccaccctgcctccagACAAAACTTGGTATACAGTATTAGATTTAAAAGATgcctttttcagcctgcctttagcacCCAGAAGCCAAGACCTCTTCGCCTTTGAATGGATGGACCCTGAGAAAGGCatcaatggccagctcacctggactcgACTACCACAAGGATTTAAAAATTCACCGACCATCTTCAATGAGGCCTTACACAAAGACTTGAGTGAGTTCCGTTCCGAGCACCCACATTTAACTTTATTACAATATGTAGATGATATCCTGTTGGCGGCGGAGGACCAGGACACATGCCTGCAAGGCACCAGGGACTTGCTCCA GATAGCGGCCCTAGGATACTGGGCCTCAGCTAAAAAAGCCCAGATGTGCAGAACAGAGGTGAGCTACCTTGGGTACAAATTAAAAGATGGACAAAGATGGTTGACGGATGCACGGAAGGAAACTGTCTTAAGAATCCCACAGCCGCAAACCGTCCGCCAGGTGCACGGAATCAGaactgatctccaggaccagccactgccgaatgCGGacgccacctggtacacggacggcagca gcacccgGCTCcgaggggaccgcccaggagcctactgggaagtggacttcactgaagtaaaacctggaaaatacgggtataggtatttactagtgtttgtacatactttttcaggatggacagaggcatttccca atgaaacggcacagatcgtgaccaagaaactgctggaagacatcgtaccgaggtatggttttctcGTTAGAATTGGGTCAGACAACAgcccaggattcgtctctaaggtaacacagagAGTGGctctagtacttggggcagattggaaattacattgtgcatataggccccagagctcaggacaggtagaaaggatgaacagaacattaaaggagaccttaactaaattagccctggagactggcggggactgggtgactctcctccccttcgccctatatagggtgaggaactccccatataagatgggactgactccctacgagatcatgttcggtcttcctccacccattatccccaatttaaaacctgaggtgcttgatgaatttgatgatcaccaacttcttttctctctccaaatgttacaatgaacccatgagcaggtgtggcctaagctgagggccctctatgagactgggccacccccggacccctattgatatcggccaggtgactgggtgtatgtgcggagataccaacaccagacacttcaacctcgctggaagggaccctacctcgtgatcctgaccactcccaccgctctcaaggtcgacgggattactccctgggtccactacacccacatccggccagctgacccacaAACCATTCTCACGTACTTtgttacagaataa